The stretch of DNA TGTCAGTGCCGCCAATGAATTGATTCGTCGCATTCAGAATACGGCGTCTTCTCGACCTGCTGCCACGACGTAGCGATCGATTCAAAGGCGGGTGCCAGTCAGTCTCAAGTGGTTAAGGCCGTTAAGCGTCGTTCGGGAAGGGTCAGTGCATGTCGGGGCATTCTGGCGAAGGTTACGAGCCCAATCTGACGCCCATTCTGGATATGGTCTTTCAGTTGATCACCTTTTTCATGCTGGTGATTAATTTTAAGGGTGCAGCTCTGGACCTCTCTTTGAGGTTGCCTGTTTTAGGTTCAGCGCGGCCACTGGAATACATTGGTCATAATGAGCCGATCACTCTCAACATAGCCGAAGATGGAACTGTGAAGTCTTATGGCGAACTGATCGACCCTGAGAAGTTCATCGCGCAGGAAGCTCGCCTGCAAAAGCTGCAACAGGAGGGTGTTTCCGGCAAGAAAGCCTCCGATGAATTGACGACACCCATCATCATTCGGGCCGATCATTCGATACCGTTCTCGACAATCAACGAGATTATTCGGACTTGCCAGAAGAATGGCTTCCGCAGTTTTGCCCTCAGTGCCATGAGTAAGCAGGAGGGACGATAAGATGCGAAAGCGAAAACAGCGCGGGCCAGGAACTGTTGAACTCAATATGGCAGCCATGCTCGATATGGCATTTCAGCTGCTGGCATTTTTTATTCTCACGTTTCGTCCCAGTCCGGTGGAAGGACATCTGCAACTGCAGATGCCTCCCCCGACACCTGTGACGCAGATGGAAACGGAGAAAATTAAACCTTCCACAGACAGTGGGGGGATTCCACCCGATCTTCAGACGCTGAATATCTATCTGGAGAGTGATGCGGCTGGTCAACTGGTGGGCGTCAAAACCGGGTTGAGAACGATTATTCAGGGCCCCTTCACACCGGCAGCAGCCGATGTGAAGGGAGAACAACTGAAGTCGCTACTCTCATCCGGGACAACATCTTTCGATAAAGTGCAGCTCCATGTCGATAGCCAGTTACGCTACGAAGAGCTGATGAAGATCGTCGATCTGTGCACAATCCAAACGCTTCCCGATGGAACTCAGCTCAGCAAGGTGAGCTTCGTGGAAAAAACGAAGTGATTGACAGCTCAGAACGTGCGGCGTTCTGACGGGGAGACACCTCGACAGAATTTGAGCGAGGTGAATTGTGGCAAGGCGAATCATCCATCCCTTTGGTATGTCAATTCCTGGTAACAGGGTCTTTTCGCTGCTGCTGGTGCTCGTCATCCTATGGGTGATGTACGATACGATCCGGCAGCCTCTGCGTTGGCGGTGGCTGGAAAAAGATAACCTGCCAGCAACAGCCGAAGTCGTGGGCCCCGGGGATGTCGAGGAAAAGGAACAGGTGGTTCCTGCGCCTAATCATCAAGATGAGGCCGAAGTCGCCGAGTTCCATCGTCTCGAAGAATTGCTCAAAGACAAGCTGGAACTTCGTCCGCGGGAGATGCCGCTCTACTGGCGGCTGGTGGCATGGGCTAACTCTCAAACTTTCGATGAGCTATGGACTCGATCGAAGAAGGTGACATTCTCTCAACTGTGGGAACAGCCGGATAAATTTCGCACGCAACCTTTGCGGATGCGAGTTCATGTCCGACGTGTCCTGGAGTTCGATGCTCCTGAGAACCCACAGGGAATCAAAAAAGTCTATGAGGCATGGGGGATCACCGATGATTCGCAGTCTTACCCTTATGTGATTGTCTTTACTCAAAAGCCAGCCGGTTTGCCGATCGGCCCGGAAGTCTGGGCAGATATCGACTTCGCGGGTTACTTCTTGAAAATCATGGCCTACAAAACCTACGACGTGAAACGTGGAGCACCGCTGCTGATTGGCCGCATCAAGCTGGCACCTATTGAGAACGTTCGCCGGAAAATGGCTGAGGAGGCACAGGATCCGACGATTTATTGGATCTATGGGTTTGGATTCGCGATCACCATCGGGTTGGGCTTCATAATGGTACGCCGTGCTTTGGCGCCGGCTTCGAGAAAGGTCGCCACCAAGCCTCAATACTTTAGTTCCCCGGATGAAACGACAGATGCACCCAGGCTGACTTTTGGTTCAAACCTGGAAAACTTCGCCTCACCGGCTGCGGAGCCAGCATCTCTTCCCGATGTACTGGATTTTCAGATTGAGACTCAACCACAAGTCGAGAAAGACCCTCCACCCCCGCCGTCAGGTGCATAAACTTTGGCGAGTGGGTGTCGAAAGATAAGCACTACATGAAACAAAACGGGTCGAGAACGCAGGGAATGCATTCTCGACCCGTTGATTCATGATCCTGCAGTGCTGAATGATGCAAGAGCTGAATTAATGCTCTTCGGGGAATTCGCCAATCATCTGGGCGAGATAGTGCTGGATGCCCATCTTGCTGATGAGATCAATCTGGGATTCCAGCCAGTCGACATGGCCTTCTGATTCCACGAGGATCGGGGCGATGATTTCGCGGCTGCCGTGATCTTTCTCGGCCATACAAACTTCGACCGCTTCGTTGTAGGTCTTCACGCCTTTGGATTCGAGTTCGAGGTCGAACTTGAACTGTTCTTCCACATTCGTCCCCGGGCGGATCACGTCGTAGCGGGCGATTTCAGGGATCCCTTCGAGATACAGAATGCGGTCAATCAGCTTCTCGGCATGACGCATTTCACCAATCGACTCTTCGTAGTGCTTTTTGGCCAGTTTGTGCAGGCCCCAGTTGGCACACATTTTGGCCTGAACGAAGTACTGGTTGATGGCTGTCAATTCGATTGTCAAACCGGCGTTCAGTGCATCGATGACTGCCTGGCTACCTTGCATGTTCAATCCTCTTTCAAATTTGTGGAAGCGGCCCACCTGAGCACCCTTCTCTCAGGGCATTCAGCAGGCTGAGCCGGCTCGTAAAGCATGTTGGCAAAGGGCTTGCTAATCAGCAGATTTTAGGTCGCGCGTCATTTCTTCGCCATGTTGGGCCGCTGAACTCTCGAAAGATTTCTCAAGTTGAAATTCAGTCCACAGAGATCGTTTCCCGAGTTTCCCAAGGATTGGAATTGCGTCTCAATTGTTCTGGGAAGCTTCTTGCCGTACGACAGCATCGACAGACCGGGTTTCTTGAGGAATGTCGCGCAGCCGCAGAAATCTCATGACGGATCAAACCGGGCTGATCCATCGGTCAACAATGGCGAGACCCAGAATTCCGAGGCTGATCACGGCATTCACCTGGAAAAAGGCCTCATTAACTCGCGAAAGATTCTTTGGGCTGACAATCGCATGCTCATAGATCAGCAAGAGCGAAATACCCGCCATCCCCACGAGAAAGATCATTCCAAATCCAGCACTCCACCAGAGGCCAAACAGGCAGAGCACCACCATCAGATGGCTTGCGGCAGCCAGCTTCAAAGCTGCGGGAATGCCCCAGCGGCCCGGGATACTGAAAAGACCTTTCTGTCGATCAAAATCGGCATCCTGGCAGGCATAGAGCAAGTCGAAACCACCGACCCAAAAGAAAAGGATCGCTGCCATCCACAGAGGAGGAGCGTCCACCCGGCCTGTCAGGGCAATCCAGGCTGCAATGGGTGAAAGCATGAGCGCAGCCGACAGCCAGTAATGGCACAACACGGTAAATCGCTTGGCCAGGGAATACCCGAGCAGAAAAACCAGCACTGGGAAAGAAAGTGCCAGAGGTAGCCAATTGGGCCAGAAGCAAAGTGTGGAGAGCACAAAGCCAATCGAACAAATCACGGTAAAGAGGAGCACGGCGGCATTGGAAAGTAACCCGGCAGGAAGATGACGATTTGCCGTTCGTGGATTCTGTGCATCGATGTCCTGATCAATCCAGCGATTGAAAGCCATCGCTGCGGAGCGTGCGAAGACCATGCAGAGCAGAATGCCAGCCAGATCCTGCCAGCGAAAGCTGATGCCGGGAGTTTGCCAGGCCAGAATCGCTGCGAGAAGAGCAAACGGCAAGGCGAAGACGGTGTGGCTGAAGCGGATCAAACCCAACAGCCTGCTCACTGTGCTCCACGATTCTGCCAGGATACTCGACATACTTTTTCCTCAGAGGAGAGCCTCATCCAATCATGCCCGCCATCCATCTACTGTACGAAAGACAATGTTTGATTATAGTCATCCAGACTGATGTCTGCTCGTGACGACTTTTGTCTCTTGGCCCCCCTGATTGAATATGTACAAACGGTCATGTTTTGATGCGATGTCGGAGTGCGGTGAAGGGCGGATTATTCCTCTCTTTCGTCGAACCCGCCCTGCACCAGAGCTGTTACGGATCGTCAACGGGGCCTGCTCTGGCGTCAGCCCGTTGTCTCCCCTTATACTCTCGTCAAGAAGACAGGAAACATGGGCTATTCTGTGAATAAGTACTGTTCGATCAGAGTTCATGCTTTTTCAGGGTAACCTCTGGTTGCATCTCCCACATGGCAAAGTGATTCTGGAAGGTCGGCATCAATATGGCTTTGAGTATGCCCAAGAAGATCATCTACGCATCATTTGCTGCCTGCGGGCTTGTGGGTCTGGCTGCCATTCTCGATCTGATTATTGGCATGCCGTTTGGCGGGAGTGTCGTGTTCGATGTTCTCTTCCTGCTTTCTGCAGCCGTGATTGTCTATCTGGGTTACGATTCGTTGAGTGAAATGGCCTGATGCTGCCGGCGATCTGCTCAAAGCAGCCTGAGACTATCGGCAGATGTGTCCTGGAGTTGCTGATATTTGCAGAAGCTGTGTGAAGATCTGCCTGGCCTGTCGATGCCGATAAAACCAGCACTCGGCTCATGGTCGCCAGGTTGTCAGTGACCACCATCAACCTACCATTCCCTGAATCGGGGTTGCCTGCCCCGCCTGATCATCGCTCAGCCGCACTGTCATTGTTTGATGAGATGATCTGCCGGTTCGAGAGTGAGCCAATTTCAGGGTCATGATATGCCGCGCCGGTCTGCCGTCCGTCACACGCCGCCTCCGGGAGCTCATCGCTTCCTGATCATTCTGGGCGATCAGCTCGATGTGAACTCAGCTATCTTTTCGCAGTATTGCCCCGAGACGGACATTCTCTGGATGGCCGAAACACCGGAAGAGGTCGAGCAGATCTGGTCTCATCGACTGCGAATCACGTTCTTCTTTTCAGCCATGCGGCATTTTCGAGATGAACTGCGAGCGAAAAAGTTTCGTGTGCATTATCGCGAGTTGAATCAGGATCCGGCGCAGGATGAAGGGCAGACATTCACGGACTTACTGTTGCGTGATGCCGATGAGTTTGGAATCAGGGAACTGGTGGTCGTTGAACCTGGGGATTGGCGGGTCAAGCAGCGGCTCGAGGCTGCCGCCCAGAAGCTGGGTGTCCCACTGACGTATCTCGACGATACACACTTTTTTGCCACGCATGCGGATTTTCAAAAGTTCGCTTCGGGCAAGAAGAAGCTGATTCTCGAATACTTCTATCGCGAGATGCGAAAGAAACATCAGATTCTCGTTGATGAAGCTGGACAGCCGGAAGGGGGACAATGGAACTTCGATCATGAGAATCGTGAGAGCTTTGGTTCGAGCGGGCCGGGCAAGTTGCCAGCTCCACTCAAGTTCACCGCCGATGCGATGACTCAGGAGGTGATGGAACTGGTGCGTGCCAGGTTTCCATCGAACCCCGGGGAAGTGTTTGATGAAACGTTAGCAGTCACACGGGCCGATGCACTGAAGCTGCTCAAGTATTTTGTCAGGCATCATCTCCCGCGATTTGGTCGATATGAAGATGCAATGTGGACGGGAGAGGCCACTTTGCATCATTCGAGGCTATCGGTTTATCTCAATGTCAAACTGCTCAATCCACGGGAATGTGTGCAGGCGGCTGTGGAGGCTTATCAGGCTGGCCAGGTGGATCTGGCGAGTACTGAAGGATTTGTGCGGCAGATTCTTGGCTGGCGTGAGTTCATTCGAGGCATTTACTGGAGCCACATGCCCCAATATGCAGAACTGAACTTCTTTGAGCATCAGCAACCCTTGCCCTCGTTCTTCTGGGATGGCCAGACGGAGATGGTCTGCGTGCGTGAATCGATGAAGCATGTGCTGAAGCATGGCTATGCACATCACATCCATCGGCTCATGGTGCTGGGTAATCTTTCTCAGACCTTTGGTGCTCATCCTTATCAGTTTCATCAGTGGCATATGGCGATGTACCTGGATGCCATTGACTGGGTGTCGTTGCCGAACACACTCGGGATGAGTCAGTTTGGTGATGGTGGAATTGTCGGTACCAAGCCTTATTGTGCCACGGGGGCTTATATCAGCCGGATGAGTAACTTCTGTCAGAGCTGCCAGTTCGATCCCAAGAAATCGACAGGGAAAGACGCTTGCCCGATCACCACTTTTTACTGGGATTTTCTTTCGCGCCACCGGGAACAATTGCGTGGGAATCAGCGGATGGCAATGCAGCTGAAGAACGTGGATCGGAAGACGGAACTGGAACTTCAAGAAATCGCACAGCGTGCCAAAGAGCTTCGAGAGCAATGGAAATCTCAGGAGCCGCATTGAACCATCAGGCCAACTCGGTCAATTCGCGAGCAATGCCCAGCATTGCCTGGGTATCGAGCTTCAGGTCATTTGAAGTAAACAGCTTTTCGATGGCTGCTTTATGAATCTTGATCTTGAGGTTCCCGACTCCCAGTGCGCCGTAGCAGATCATCCCCTCCCGCTCTTTGGCTTTATCTGTGGATTCAACGCCTCGAACTCCCAGAGGCGGGACGGCATTCACATCGACGACCACCCGGATTCCGGTTCCTGTTAACTCTTTGAGAGCCGCCAGTTCGATTCCAGCTGCGCCGGCTGAGACTAACAGATCAGCTCCCTCACAAAGGGCGGTCGTCTCCTCGAAACTGGTCGAGACATGCGGCGTCACTGTTCCCGGAAGTTCCAGCAGCTTCAGTTGGACGCAGGCTTCACTGGCTTTAGTGGCATGACGTGAGACCAATTTCACACTCGCACCTTGAGACGCCAGGAGTTGTGCTGCTCGAAAGCCGACGGGGCCGGTGCCACCCAGAATGACCGCTTGTGTCTCTTTCAGTGCGAGATGTTTGCCTGCAGAAGCGACAGCCGCTGCGGCTGTGGTATTGGAACCATTCGAATCGAGCATGACACTGACACTCATGGGCCCGAAAAACGAATGCAGCACTTTGGCGTAGACCGCTTCTCCGGCTTGAACATCGCTGCCACCGACAAAGATCGCGGTGGATTTCAGGTCAGCCACTTTGCGGGTAAAGATCGCCCCATGCGTCAGGCTCACGGCAGCTTCGGGAGAAACGCTGCCGTAGCTGAAGAGTTCATCGACGCCGGCATCGACGGCGACAACCCGGTCGAAGACGCTGGCCAGAGGATCGGTATCGAGCTGAATCAGTATGCGTTTCATGAGATCTCCTGACAGCTTTCATATAGTGCGAGTCAATGCCGGTGATGGATTGGAACTTTGAATATATCCATGTGACGAGAGAAAAGTTGATTGATCGAACCGGCAGAAACTGCTGCTGAAGAAACGATGGAGGGAAGAACTCGTACGAATAGCACCTGTGCTTATGTTCAATTTTCTGCTGCAGAATCCATTTCGCTGATGGCTATTCGCGGTCGTGCCGATGATGAAAAACAAGGCGGTTGTGCGCCCGTTAACGATTGCAGCGGGAGTGAGCATTATGTGGTGGCCGAAAGTGGCGACCTTGGTACTGGGGTTGTTCTGGGTGGGAGAGATGGCTTTGGCCCAGTCTCGTCCATCGTCGCCTCGTATCATCAACTTCCAGACAACCGTTCGCGAAGAGATGTTCGTGGCTGTGGTTGGCGAAGTCGCACAACCTGGTGTTTACCGCCTCCCCGCTGTTGCCGATTCTCAAAATCGAGTCGCGACCATCGAACAGCTGGTGGCACAGGCAGGTGGCCTGAACCCGACAGCATCTCCCAGCTTGCGGGTGATTCGAAAGTCGAGGCCTGATCAACGGGTTTATTATCATCCCGCGGGAGCGACGTCGTTAGAAGCCGGCGATGTGATCATCGCGGAAAACCTGCCAGACTACGCACCACCCGATGCAGCCAGAATCGAGCAAAATGGAGTGCAACTGGTTCTTCTGGGCGTACTTCCCCGACCGATTGTCGTCCGTGTCAAAACTCAGCAGGCCAGTATCAGCAGTATTTGTGCGATGCTGGGGCAACCTCCTGAGTTATCGCGAAATGTCAAAGTCCTTTCTCCAGCGAGAATAGAACACGTCGATCAGACGATCCCGCAGACCGCTTTGCTGATCTTCGCACCGGGCTCGATCAATCCTGCTCAATTGCCGGAATTTCCACCTGTTCGCGAGTTGTTGGCGAATGCAGGAGCCACCACGACCAACGTCGCTGGGTCTCAACGGGATCCTCAGATCACTCCGACCGGCATGTTGCGCACTCCCTCATCGAACCAGACCACTGAAGAAGCCAATCTGGCTCTGCTCCAGCAGGCTGAGATTGGTGTTGGTCGATCAGAGCCACTGGGTGAACCCTATGTTCCCGGAAGTCAACCGCGAGAAGTGGCATCGAATCCTTCTGCTCCATGGCAAAGACAGGCTGCGAACCCGGCTTATCCACAACCCCGTACAAATCGCAGTCAGGTCGAAGATGTCCCACCTCCGCCAGGAATGGATGGCCATGGATTGATGGCAGATCATCTACGACCAAACAGTCAGAATCCTGCCAACCCCACAGAGACAATTCCGGTACAGACCACGCAGCTTCCCGGAGGAACGAATCCGGGTGAGAGGTATTCGACATCGGGGATGAGTCTTCCGCTGCTCCCGGCGATTTCTCCAGGTACGGCTGGCCGAACGGAGGCAGCTATGGCCTCTCGATCAGGAACTGCACCATCGGGGACCGGTGCGGTGACCTCTGCACCGATTTCCCAGCCAGCGCCAGAAGGTTCGTACAATGGACCGACCCGTGTAGAGATCCCTGCTTACTCGCAAAACAACGCTTTGTCAGGCAATTCGTCGATCCCGGTCGCGCCACTTCCGCCGGATGTTGCCGACGTGGAAAACGAAAGTGAAGCCAGCCAGGGAATGGGAAGCTATCTGACCACGATGGCTTTGATTCTGGGGACCGTGATTGGATTGATGGGAGCCGCCTTTGCGGCCGGTCGATTTCTGGACCCGTTGCATGGTCAATCTGTGAAAGAGAATAGCGCCCGCGAAGAGCATGAGATGGCCCAGGATTTCAGTCTGGCCAGATTGCAGTCTGAGATACCCGATCCACTTGTTGGTCAGTCGATTCTCAATCCCCCAGATTCTTCTGTGCAGGAAGAGAAACGACTCAGTGATGATGAAGTTCAATCCTATCGAAGCATTCTGAAGCCTGCTGCCAATCGAACAGGGATGGCACGAGCTTTGAAGGAGAGCGAAAGTTTGCCCGCTGAGCGGCCTTTGCCCGAACAGCCAGCTCTACCGACCAGTGAGACTGCATCGATTCAGCAGATGATTGAAGATCTGTTGCACAATCGGCTGGAGCTGCATGAAGAACCCGCATGGATTAACCGACAGTTGCGATTCCAGGAATTGCCTGCTGATCGTCGCTTTGCCAGGTTTGATCCCGCTGAAGCACCTCTATCTCAAGAATCTGGCCAAACGCCACACTTCCTCCTGAGCCAGAGTTCGCGGACGCTCCGCGAGCCCAGTATGGGAGATCGACCGATTCATCGCGACGCGCACGAAGAACTGCCTCGTCGAAGCAGTCTGGGTGCGAACCAGAGCCGCAGTTCCCACTCGAGTTCGGCGGTTTATCGACGAGTCGATACTGCGCAGGATGCCATCTCACGAGATCGAACAACACCTCCCGGGAGTGCTGCGGGCAAAGGAGCAACGGCTCCTTTTGAACAGGCTCTTGTGCAATTACGAGGGACAACAAAGTCATGAGTATGGGTCTTGATCTTGGAACCTCGGTCTTTCGATCTGTCCGTGCGCATGGGCGTGAGCTTCGAGCCCGGAGATTTCCCGCCAGTTATGTCATGATTCCCGATCAACCGGCCAATCGCCAGAAACTGGAGCGATCCGAAGGACTGTTTGTCCCCTGTGGTGAGCA from Planctopirus ephydatiae encodes:
- a CDS encoding ExbD/TolR family protein translates to MSGHSGEGYEPNLTPILDMVFQLITFFMLVINFKGAALDLSLRLPVLGSARPLEYIGHNEPITLNIAEDGTVKSYGELIDPEKFIAQEARLQKLQQEGVSGKKASDELTTPIIIRADHSIPFSTINEIIRTCQKNGFRSFALSAMSKQEGR
- a CDS encoding ExbD/TolR family protein; the protein is MRKRKQRGPGTVELNMAAMLDMAFQLLAFFILTFRPSPVEGHLQLQMPPPTPVTQMETEKIKPSTDSGGIPPDLQTLNIYLESDAAGQLVGVKTGLRTIIQGPFTPAAADVKGEQLKSLLSSGTTSFDKVQLHVDSQLRYEELMKIVDLCTIQTLPDGTQLSKVSFVEKTK
- the bfr gene encoding bacterioferritin, whose product is MQGSQAVIDALNAGLTIELTAINQYFVQAKMCANWGLHKLAKKHYEESIGEMRHAEKLIDRILYLEGIPEIARYDVIRPGTNVEEQFKFDLELESKGVKTYNEAVEVCMAEKDHGSREIIAPILVESEGHVDWLESQIDLISKMGIQHYLAQMIGEFPEEH
- a CDS encoding UbiA-like polyprenyltransferase → MSSILAESWSTVSRLLGLIRFSHTVFALPFALLAAILAWQTPGISFRWQDLAGILLCMVFARSAAMAFNRWIDQDIDAQNPRTANRHLPAGLLSNAAVLLFTVICSIGFVLSTLCFWPNWLPLALSFPVLVFLLGYSLAKRFTVLCHYWLSAALMLSPIAAWIALTGRVDAPPLWMAAILFFWVGGFDLLYACQDADFDRQKGLFSIPGRWGIPAALKLAAASHLMVVLCLFGLWWSAGFGMIFLVGMAGISLLLIYEHAIVSPKNLSRVNEAFFQVNAVISLGILGLAIVDRWISPV
- a CDS encoding cryptochrome/photolyase family protein, giving the protein MPRRSAVRHTPPPGAHRFLIILGDQLDVNSAIFSQYCPETDILWMAETPEEVEQIWSHRLRITFFFSAMRHFRDELRAKKFRVHYRELNQDPAQDEGQTFTDLLLRDADEFGIRELVVVEPGDWRVKQRLEAAAQKLGVPLTYLDDTHFFATHADFQKFASGKKKLILEYFYREMRKKHQILVDEAGQPEGGQWNFDHENRESFGSSGPGKLPAPLKFTADAMTQEVMELVRARFPSNPGEVFDETLAVTRADALKLLKYFVRHHLPRFGRYEDAMWTGEATLHHSRLSVYLNVKLLNPRECVQAAVEAYQAGQVDLASTEGFVRQILGWREFIRGIYWSHMPQYAELNFFEHQQPLPSFFWDGQTEMVCVRESMKHVLKHGYAHHIHRLMVLGNLSQTFGAHPYQFHQWHMAMYLDAIDWVSLPNTLGMSQFGDGGIVGTKPYCATGAYISRMSNFCQSCQFDPKKSTGKDACPITTFYWDFLSRHREQLRGNQRMAMQLKNVDRKTELELQEIAQRAKELREQWKSQEPH
- a CDS encoding NAD(P)-dependent methylenetetrahydromethanopterin dehydrogenase, whose product is MKRILIQLDTDPLASVFDRVVAVDAGVDELFSYGSVSPEAAVSLTHGAIFTRKVADLKSTAIFVGGSDVQAGEAVYAKVLHSFFGPMSVSVMLDSNGSNTTAAAAVASAGKHLALKETQAVILGGTGPVGFRAAQLLASQGASVKLVSRHATKASEACVQLKLLELPGTVTPHVSTSFEETTALCEGADLLVSAGAAGIELAALKELTGTGIRVVVDVNAVPPLGVRGVESTDKAKEREGMICYGALGVGNLKIKIHKAAIEKLFTSNDLKLDTQAMLGIARELTELA
- a CDS encoding SLBB domain-containing protein; its protein translation is MWWPKVATLVLGLFWVGEMALAQSRPSSPRIINFQTTVREEMFVAVVGEVAQPGVYRLPAVADSQNRVATIEQLVAQAGGLNPTASPSLRVIRKSRPDQRVYYHPAGATSLEAGDVIIAENLPDYAPPDAARIEQNGVQLVLLGVLPRPIVVRVKTQQASISSICAMLGQPPELSRNVKVLSPARIEHVDQTIPQTALLIFAPGSINPAQLPEFPPVRELLANAGATTTNVAGSQRDPQITPTGMLRTPSSNQTTEEANLALLQQAEIGVGRSEPLGEPYVPGSQPREVASNPSAPWQRQAANPAYPQPRTNRSQVEDVPPPPGMDGHGLMADHLRPNSQNPANPTETIPVQTTQLPGGTNPGERYSTSGMSLPLLPAISPGTAGRTEAAMASRSGTAPSGTGAVTSAPISQPAPEGSYNGPTRVEIPAYSQNNALSGNSSIPVAPLPPDVADVENESEASQGMGSYLTTMALILGTVIGLMGAAFAAGRFLDPLHGQSVKENSAREEHEMAQDFSLARLQSEIPDPLVGQSILNPPDSSVQEEKRLSDDEVQSYRSILKPAANRTGMARALKESESLPAERPLPEQPALPTSETASIQQMIEDLLHNRLELHEEPAWINRQLRFQELPADRRFARFDPAEAPLSQESGQTPHFLLSQSSRTLREPSMGDRPIHRDAHEELPRRSSLGANQSRSSHSSSAVYRRVDTAQDAISRDRTTPPGSAAGKGATAPFEQALVQLRGTTKS